A window of Pan paniscus chromosome 10, NHGRI_mPanPan1-v2.0_pri, whole genome shotgun sequence contains these coding sequences:
- the LOC117975479 gene encoding large ribosomal subunit protein eL21, giving the protein MTNTKGKRRGTRYMFSRPFRKHGVVPLATYMRIYKKGDIVDIKGMGTVQKGMPHKCYHGKTGRVYNVTQHAVGIVVNKQVKGKILAKRINVRIEHIKHSKSRDSFLKRVKENDQKKKEAKEKGTWVQLKRQPAPPREAHFVRTNGKEPELLEPIPYEFMA; this is encoded by the coding sequence ATGAcgaacacaaagggaaagaggagaggcacccgatatatgttctctaggccttttagaaaacatggagttgttcctttggccacatatatgcgaatctataagaaaggtgatattgtagacatcaagggaatgggtactgttcaaaaaggaatgccccacaagtgttaccatggcaaaactggaagagtctacaatgttacccagcatgctgttggcattgttgtaaacaaacaagttaagggcaagattcttgccaagagaattaaTGTGCGTATTGAGCACATTAAGCACTCTAAGAGCCGAGATAGCTTCCTGAAACGtgtgaaggaaaatgatcagaaaaagaaagaagccaaagagaaaggtacctGGGTTCAACTAAAGCGccagcctgctccacccagagaagcacactttgtgagaaccaatgggaaggagcctgagctgctggaacctattccctatgaattcatggcataa